ACAGTAAGGTCCAACACGGAGCCATCGATGATGAAGTAGAGCCCGTACTCAATGGCGATCTGCTGGGAGCGGAAGATGACACGCTCCACTACTTCAGGCGTCGCGGGCCGCGTGTGGACAGCAACGCCAACCGGCTTACGGACGATGCTGATGCCCTTCTCGAACGCGACCGCTTCGGTCAAGGCCGTTGCTACTTGCTGGAGAAGAGTTTCCGTGGCCAAGGACAGTGTGTACGCATAGCCCATGTCGAACTCAACGCCGTGCGAGCCCACCAAATGAACTTCTGCCGGCAATCTGGACACAGCAGCCAGGTCGCGTAAGGACCGGCCGGAAATGATGGCCGTATGCGTATTGGGGAGTGCTGCGAGCGCACGTAGAGCCACAGCCGCACTGTCCAGCGGCAGAGTCTCGGTGGAGACCCCTTCAGCTGCGCAGAGAGTGCCGCCATAGTTGCACGCCACCAGCAGACCCGGGACGCGGGCAATGGCCCTAAGCTCCACCATCAACTGCGGTGTGATGCCCTGCTGTGCGTCCGTCCGGAGCAAGGTCCGGAGCAGGCCAAGCGGTAGCGAATTCATCAGCAGCGCAGAGTCTGCGGCTGACTGGTTGAGGGGCGTGGGCATGGCGGATCCTTCCACAGCGGATAGCTATAGTCTCCGCCTGTGGAGTTTCGGCGTCATGCCTAAATCATTGCAAATGCGTAAAGCTTTCGAATTTATATTCGGGGCCGGTTCCTAGGCCGGTACAAGCCCTGCAACTTCAGCCACGAGTTCCACAGACCGCAGGCGTTCCTCGGTGCCAATGCTCTGGTGGGCAACGATGAGTTCGTCCGCGTCAGCGTGCTTGGCGAACCCGTCAAGGTAATCACGCACAACGTCCGGCGTACCGACGGCGGAGTACTTCATCATTTGGGCAATGTGCTGGCCCTGCGGGGAATCCAGCACCATATCCGCTTCGTCGTCCGTGAACTGTCGGCCGCCGCCGAAGAACAGGGATACACGGGCACGCTTCACGGCGAGATGGATTGCCTGGGCCTCGGCATTGCTGTCAGCTGCCGTGACGTTGACCCCGGCGATGACGTGCGGTTCGGACAGCTGTTCCGAGGGCTTGAAATCCCTGCGGTAGATGGCCACTGCGTCCTGCAACGCGGCAGGCGCGAAGTGCGACGCGAAGGCGTACGGGAGGCCCAACTGGGCAGCCAACTGCGCTCCGAACAGCGAGGAGCCCAGGATGTACAGCGGTACGTTGGTGCCCTTGCCCGGCGTCGCTTCGACTCCCTGGATGCGGGTGGGGCCGGTGAGGTAGCCCTGCAGTTCCAGCACGTCCTGTGGGAAAGCATCCGAGGACGTATGGTCGCGGCGAAGCGCACGCATGGTGTTCTGGTCGCTGCCGGGGGCCCGTCCCAGGCCGAGGTCGATCCGCCCGGGGTGCAGCGTCTCCAGGGTGCCAAACTGCTCAGCGATGGTCAACGGCGAGTGGTTGGGAAGCATGACGCCACCGGCCCCAAGCCGGATGGTGTTCGTGTGGGCGGCGACATGGGCGATCAGGACGCTCGTGGCCGACGACGCGATGGCGGACATGTTGTGGTGCTCGGCATACCAAACCCGGCGATAGCCCAGCTCTTCTGCCTTCTGCGCCATGGCCACGCTGCCCGCGAGGCTTTCCGCCACCGTCTGGCCCTTTCCGATGGTTGCCAGATCGAGGATGGAAAGAGGAACAGTCACGGGGATGCCTTTCGGTACGTTTCGCGGCACCCGCACTGTTGGTTGACGGGCACTCTAGCGACAACGACGGCGGTCCCCGGCTTATTTCTGTGAGTTGCGTCGCTGCAGGCTATTCCGACGTTTGTGACCCTGTTCGACTCCCG
This window of the Arthrobacter sp. StoSoilB5 genome carries:
- a CDS encoding LLM class flavin-dependent oxidoreductase, giving the protein MTVPLSILDLATIGKGQTVAESLAGSVAMAQKAEELGYRRVWYAEHHNMSAIASSATSVLIAHVAAHTNTIRLGAGGVMLPNHSPLTIAEQFGTLETLHPGRIDLGLGRAPGSDQNTMRALRRDHTSSDAFPQDVLELQGYLTGPTRIQGVEATPGKGTNVPLYILGSSLFGAQLAAQLGLPYAFASHFAPAALQDAVAIYRRDFKPSEQLSEPHVIAGVNVTAADSNAEAQAIHLAVKRARVSLFFGGGRQFTDDEADMVLDSPQGQHIAQMMKYSAVGTPDVVRDYLDGFAKHADADELIVAHQSIGTEERLRSVELVAEVAGLVPA